One Desulfobulbus oligotrophicus DNA segment encodes these proteins:
- a CDS encoding efflux RND transporter periplasmic adaptor subunit — MTLKSKQFVLSVAVTVLLSIPAAVCAQTELGAGGVSPDMLVNPNAIRVLLSPEVETTLAAQMTGTLTSLNATLGGSVNRGDVLAAFDCKEQTARLRMAQAEQTAARETLTTKKQLRKLDAAGDLEVLQASAAAEKAAAAVSLAQAQVSQCTVTAPFTGRVAKVHAKAHQGMQVSAPLIDLVGSGPLKLRLNVPSRMLMHLQEGTPFEVDIDETGKTYPARVTAVNARVDAAAQTVELEAGLDNPAKELLPGMTGVARFSTAP; from the coding sequence ATGACTCTGAAAAGTAAACAGTTTGTTCTTTCCGTCGCCGTGACCGTTTTGCTGTCGATTCCGGCCGCTGTCTGTGCACAGACAGAGCTCGGAGCCGGGGGGGTCTCTCCGGATATGCTTGTCAACCCTAACGCCATCCGGGTGCTGTTGAGTCCTGAAGTGGAAACCACCCTGGCCGCCCAGATGACCGGTACCCTGACCAGTCTGAACGCCACACTCGGTGGTTCGGTCAACAGGGGAGATGTACTGGCCGCCTTTGATTGTAAGGAGCAGACTGCCCGGTTACGCATGGCCCAGGCCGAACAGACCGCTGCCCGGGAAACGCTGACAACCAAAAAGCAGTTGCGCAAGCTCGATGCCGCCGGTGATCTGGAGGTCCTGCAGGCATCGGCTGCTGCTGAAAAGGCAGCCGCAGCTGTGAGTCTGGCCCAGGCCCAGGTGTCGCAGTGTACGGTGACCGCACCGTTCACCGGACGGGTTGCCAAGGTGCATGCCAAGGCCCATCAGGGGATGCAGGTCAGTGCGCCGCTCATTGATCTGGTTGGCAGCGGACCGCTTAAACTTCGCCTCAATGTGCCGTCCAGGATGTTGATGCACCTGCAGGAGGGCACCCCCTTTGAGGTTGATATCGATGAGACCGGTAAAACCTACCCCGCCAGGGTAACGGCGGTGAACGCCCGGGTTGATGCCGCGGCACAGACCGTGGAGCTGGAGGCGGGACTGGATAACCCGGCAAAAGAACTTCTCCCCGGCATGACCGGTGTGGCCCGTTTTTCCACAGCTCCCTGA
- a CDS encoding uracil-DNA glycosylase family protein: MKNRQHSLPPHPSWPSLDALVRAVRKCRICRDEPWYGRPLDHEPRPIVQVSGTARICIAGQAPGIRAHTSGRPFTDPSGVRLRQWMGIDEETFYDETRIAVLPMGFCFPGLTAGGSDLPPRRECAPTWRAALFTWLPRLELLLLVGRHAQQWHLPQLSLPSHCIRQSVHQTVRCWREIYEADTRLRHVVLPHPSWRNNSWLKKNPWFAAEVLPVLQHQVHTLLVS, from the coding sequence ATGAAGAACAGACAGCACAGCTTACCCCCTCATCCATCCTGGCCTTCACTCGATGCCCTGGTCAGGGCGGTGCGCAAGTGCCGAATCTGTCGGGACGAACCGTGGTATGGCCGGCCGCTGGATCATGAACCACGACCGATTGTCCAGGTGTCGGGCACAGCCCGTATCTGTATTGCCGGTCAGGCCCCCGGGATTCGCGCTCATACCAGTGGACGTCCCTTTACCGATCCATCCGGTGTTCGTCTGCGGCAGTGGATGGGGATCGATGAGGAGACATTTTATGATGAAACCCGTATTGCCGTCCTACCCATGGGGTTTTGTTTCCCAGGTCTGACTGCCGGCGGCAGTGATCTGCCGCCCCGCCGGGAATGTGCGCCGACCTGGCGTGCCGCTCTTTTCACCTGGCTGCCCCGGCTTGAGCTGCTGCTGCTGGTCGGCCGACATGCCCAGCAGTGGCACTTGCCGCAGCTCTCCTTGCCGTCTCACTGTATCAGACAAAGCGTGCACCAGACCGTACGCTGCTGGCGGGAGATATATGAGGCTGATACCCGGCTACGGCATGTGGTGCTGCCGCATCCTTCGTGGCGTAACAACAGCTGGCTCAAGAAAAACCCGTGGTTTGCAGCTGAGGTACTACCTGTGCTGCAACATCAGGTGCATACTTTGCTGGTTAGTTGA
- the cueO gene encoding multicopper oxidase CueO, with protein sequence MKRRDFIKMLGLTALSTGIPFPALMAIAAETTRVLPIAPLLRPEDGRLLLTVQEGQTTWFGRKVKTWGYSADILGPTLALRKGELVAMNVQNRLPESTALHWHGLEVPGIADGGPQAMIPAGGSWKPTIRVDQPASTCWYHPHPHQRTGFQVAMGLAGMIIVEDETSDALALPKTHGVDDIPVVIQDKRLDENFQISYAMDVMTATVGWFGDLMITNGAFYPHHEAPQGWVRLRLLNGCNARSLRLACSDNRPMYVIASDGGFLETPIQVHQLDMLMGERFEVLIDLGSGRDVDLLSLPVRQPGMNIPPFDQSVPVLRLQPNSKPGHRSMPKALVKLPAIPSHQHLPIRYIDLSMDHWMMMQGMRELRDRFGGSMGPMMGGGMMGAGMMGGGMMGGGMMGRGRGMMGRGMMGGSGGDIWKSNMINGRAFTMNYASFDVKVGQYEKWIVNGSDMMLHPFHVHGCQFRILQENNRPPLPHRRGLKDTVLVQGGESVILVRFKHQAPPERMYMAHCHLLEHEDTGMMMSFTTSAAKTRR encoded by the coding sequence ATGAAAAGACGTGATTTCATCAAGATGCTTGGACTGACCGCCTTAAGTACCGGCATTCCCTTTCCTGCACTTATGGCTATTGCCGCCGAGACCACCCGGGTGTTGCCCATTGCTCCTTTGCTGCGTCCGGAAGACGGCCGACTCCTGTTAACGGTTCAGGAGGGACAGACAACATGGTTTGGCAGAAAGGTGAAGACCTGGGGGTATAGCGCAGACATTCTCGGCCCTACGCTTGCCCTGCGGAAAGGGGAGCTTGTCGCCATGAACGTGCAGAACCGGCTGCCGGAATCAACTGCTCTGCACTGGCATGGCCTGGAAGTGCCGGGGATAGCCGACGGTGGACCACAGGCCATGATCCCGGCCGGTGGTTCTTGGAAGCCGACCATCCGTGTCGACCAGCCTGCATCCACCTGCTGGTACCACCCTCACCCGCACCAGCGCACAGGTTTTCAGGTTGCCATGGGATTGGCCGGGATGATCATTGTGGAAGATGAGACCAGTGACGCGCTGGCACTCCCGAAAACCCATGGTGTGGACGATATTCCCGTTGTTATCCAGGATAAACGACTGGATGAGAATTTTCAGATCAGCTATGCAATGGATGTTATGACCGCCACAGTGGGCTGGTTTGGTGATCTCATGATAACCAACGGTGCGTTTTATCCGCATCATGAGGCACCTCAAGGCTGGGTGCGGTTACGCCTGCTCAATGGCTGCAATGCACGGTCTCTGCGTCTGGCCTGCAGTGATAATAGGCCGATGTATGTGATCGCCAGTGATGGTGGTTTCCTGGAAACACCCATACAGGTGCATCAGCTGGATATGCTGATGGGTGAACGTTTTGAGGTGCTGATTGATCTTGGCAGTGGTCGTGATGTTGATCTGCTGTCGTTACCGGTGCGTCAGCCGGGTATGAATATCCCTCCCTTTGACCAGAGTGTGCCTGTGCTGCGTTTACAACCAAACAGCAAACCCGGTCACAGGAGCATGCCCAAAGCCCTGGTGAAGCTGCCTGCCATTCCCAGCCATCAGCACCTGCCCATTCGTTATATTGATCTTTCCATGGATCACTGGATGATGATGCAGGGAATGCGTGAGTTGCGTGATCGTTTCGGCGGCAGTATGGGGCCGATGATGGGCGGTGGTATGATGGGCGCTGGTATGATGGGTGGTGGTATGATGGGTGGCGGTATGATGGGGCGCGGTCGGGGCATGATGGGCCGGGGAATGATGGGTGGAAGTGGGGGTGACATCTGGAAGAGCAATATGATCAACGGCCGAGCGTTCACCATGAACTATGCGTCGTTTGATGTGAAGGTGGGACAGTATGAAAAGTGGATTGTCAACGGGTCAGACATGATGCTGCACCCCTTTCATGTCCATGGGTGTCAGTTCAGAATTTTGCAGGAAAACAACCGTCCACCTCTGCCCCACAGGAGAGGGCTGAAGGATACGGTTTTAGTGCAGGGTGGTGAAAGTGTTATCCTTGTTCGTTTTAAACATCAGGCACCCCCGGAACGTATGTACATGGCTCACTGTCATCTGTTGGAGCATGAAGATACAGGCATGATGATGTCTTTTACAACCAGTGCGGCAAAGACCCGAAGATAA
- a CDS encoding DUF3011 domain-containing protein, with protein sequence MLKRVFFPIALTLLVFLSYSPASGRQLFCESIDGQSRYCRADTKGGVRLVRQLSKSDCHEGRTWGYDRRGVWVAGGCRAQFELGGTSPYPPQDRRFNEGNRFREERQHRRSQRTLTCESWGGRPNYCRAPVNRGHVQIERQLSSTRCRMGENWGWDRGGIWVKKGCRAVFSIY encoded by the coding sequence ATGCTTAAAAGAGTGTTTTTTCCAATAGCACTGACGCTCCTTGTTTTTCTGAGTTATAGCCCGGCCAGCGGTCGTCAGCTTTTCTGCGAATCCATTGACGGTCAGTCCCGATACTGTCGTGCAGACACAAAGGGCGGGGTTCGTCTTGTTCGACAACTCAGTAAATCAGACTGTCATGAAGGGCGGACCTGGGGATACGACCGACGAGGCGTTTGGGTGGCAGGTGGGTGCCGGGCACAATTTGAACTTGGCGGCACTTCCCCGTATCCGCCTCAGGATCGTCGTTTTAATGAGGGGAATCGTTTTCGCGAGGAACGTCAACACCGACGTTCTCAACGGACGCTCACCTGTGAATCCTGGGGGGGACGTCCGAATTACTGTCGTGCCCCTGTAAATCGCGGTCATGTCCAGATTGAACGACAACTCTCATCAACCCGGTGCCGCATGGGGGAGAACTGGGGATGGGATCGTGGCGGCATTTGGGTCAAAAAGGGGTGCCGGGCGGTGTTCTCAATTTATTGA
- a CDS encoding NAD-dependent succinate-semialdehyde dehydrogenase: protein MPIPLHEKSLLRNQGYINGQWQDADEQRVYPVINPATGQTITMVADMGASETKTAIKAADQAWPAWRSLTAKDRAAILKRWFERIKIHAEDLARLITLEQGKPLAEAKGEVGYGASFIEWFAEEGKRAYGSVIPSPLADRMLLTIKQPIGVCAAITPWNFPLAMITRKVAPALAAGCTVVCKPAEATPLTALALAVLADQADIPPGVFNIVPCDASHVPEVGQTLCESPVIRKLSFTGSTAVGRRLMQQSAPTIKKLSLELGGNAPFIVFDDADLDAAVEGVLASKYRNAGQTCVCANRIYVQDTVYQVFAEKLAARVQEMTVGIGTEPGVMIGPLINSAALNKVQAHIADALAGGAKVLVGGTLHQLGGLFFKPTILTDVSQSMRIAREETFGPIAPLFRFHTEEEVITMANASEFGLAAYFYARDIGRVLRVASAIEAGMVCVNSGLLSNEVAPFGGVKQSGIGREGAREGLEEYLEIKYVTLAGL from the coding sequence ATGCCTATACCGCTTCATGAAAAATCCTTACTCAGAAACCAGGGATACATTAACGGACAATGGCAGGATGCCGATGAGCAGCGGGTTTATCCGGTGATCAATCCTGCCACCGGTCAGACCATAACCATGGTGGCTGACATGGGTGCCTCGGAAACCAAAACAGCAATTAAGGCTGCCGACCAGGCCTGGCCGGCCTGGCGGTCGCTGACCGCAAAAGACCGTGCTGCAATACTTAAACGCTGGTTTGAACGTATCAAAATCCATGCTGAAGACCTGGCCCGGCTCATTACCCTTGAGCAGGGCAAACCTCTGGCCGAAGCCAAAGGCGAAGTCGGATACGGTGCCTCTTTTATAGAATGGTTTGCTGAGGAAGGCAAACGCGCCTACGGCAGTGTCATCCCGAGTCCACTTGCCGACCGCATGCTCCTGACCATCAAGCAACCCATTGGTGTCTGTGCGGCCATCACTCCCTGGAACTTCCCCCTGGCAATGATCACCCGTAAAGTAGCCCCGGCCCTGGCCGCCGGATGCACCGTGGTCTGCAAACCGGCAGAAGCCACACCGCTGACCGCTCTTGCCCTGGCAGTGCTGGCAGATCAGGCAGACATACCACCCGGTGTATTCAACATCGTCCCCTGCGATGCCTCGCATGTGCCGGAGGTTGGTCAGACCCTTTGTGAAAGTCCGGTGATACGAAAACTCTCCTTCACTGGTTCTACTGCGGTGGGTCGCCGGCTGATGCAACAGTCAGCGCCTACCATCAAAAAACTTTCACTTGAACTCGGTGGTAATGCCCCTTTCATCGTTTTTGACGATGCTGATCTGGATGCAGCCGTTGAAGGTGTCCTGGCCTCCAAATATCGTAATGCAGGACAGACCTGTGTCTGCGCCAATCGAATATATGTTCAGGATACTGTATATCAGGTCTTTGCGGAAAAGCTCGCTGCCCGGGTCCAGGAGATGACAGTCGGCATAGGCACCGAGCCGGGAGTCATGATTGGACCTCTCATCAATTCGGCTGCCCTGAACAAAGTACAGGCACATATTGCAGATGCGCTGGCAGGAGGTGCCAAAGTGCTGGTGGGTGGCACATTACATCAACTGGGCGGCCTGTTTTTCAAGCCCACCATTCTCACCGATGTTTCTCAATCGATGCGCATAGCTCGCGAAGAGACCTTTGGTCCGATAGCTCCCCTGTTCCGCTTTCACACCGAAGAGGAAGTCATTACCATGGCCAATGCCAGTGAGTTCGGTCTGGCCGCCTACTTTTACGCTCGTGACATCGGACGGGTACTGCGAGTAGCTTCTGCCATTGAAGCCGGTATGGTTTGCGTGAACAGCGGCCTCCTCTCCAACGAGGTCGCCCCCTTCGGCGGGGTCAAGCAATCAGGTATCGGCAGAGAGGGAGCCCGGGAAGGGTTGGAAGAATACCTGGAAATCAAATATGTAACGCTGGCGGGCTTGTAG
- a CDS encoding SH3 domain-containing protein, whose amino-acid sequence MNKTAPFKILRTCLLATPLIFSLAGSVNAKSIGKDQVNIREQPNTNSPVLFIAPLGYPIKIVKESNGWVYFKDWQNNNGWVHKPLISNIDTAVIIVEKANIRSTSNTSGSVVANAEFGEIYTIQARAKNWVKLGYYESGATVGWIRTDLIFGH is encoded by the coding sequence ATGAACAAAACTGCACCATTTAAAATACTGCGTACCTGCCTGTTGGCGACACCCCTGATTTTCAGCCTGGCCGGATCGGTCAATGCGAAAAGTATCGGAAAAGACCAGGTCAATATTCGTGAACAGCCCAACACCAACAGCCCGGTGCTGTTCATTGCTCCCCTTGGCTACCCGATCAAAATAGTCAAAGAAAGCAACGGCTGGGTGTACTTTAAAGACTGGCAGAACAACAACGGCTGGGTCCACAAACCGTTGATCTCCAACATAGACACAGCGGTCATCATTGTTGAAAAGGCAAACATCCGCAGCACCTCCAACACGAGTGGGAGCGTTGTTGCCAATGCGGAATTTGGAGAAATCTATACTATCCAGGCAAGGGCCAAAAACTGGGTTAAACTCGGGTATTACGAGAGTGGAGCCACCGTTGGCTGGATACGCACCGACTTAATCTTTGGTCATTAA
- a CDS encoding transporter: protein MSSRPTTTAAVAFACLLGFTLPVQAADAPFEIEHGKINTADASPVDPGAFEFETTFAQTRADRSWSGSGNTHGRGTFRERSLGFSFTAGLIENMDANISGGYSWIKDNDNVYDEDAELLGPFRGEDFTDLELSGRYRFFNDEARHLEIAYIGGVTIPVGSDSDRDEIGTSQEYWSFDQTLVATKDWGQWTLNGDIGFSLPIGNKRENVRGTLNADLALGYQILPWLQPEVELNYSHDYLKDESDAQVLAVTAGFVMPINETWLVNLGVQQDFWGQNVDKTTTWTTTVKIAF, encoded by the coding sequence ATGTCATCACGTCCCACGACCACAGCTGCTGTTGCCTTTGCCTGCCTGCTTGGCTTTACTCTTCCGGTTCAGGCTGCTGATGCGCCATTTGAGATTGAACACGGTAAAATTAATACTGCTGACGCCTCTCCGGTTGACCCCGGAGCGTTTGAGTTCGAAACCACCTTTGCGCAAACCCGCGCTGACCGAAGCTGGAGCGGCAGCGGTAATACCCACGGCCGCGGTACGTTTCGTGAACGTTCCCTTGGTTTCTCATTCACTGCAGGTCTCATTGAGAACATGGATGCCAACATCAGCGGTGGCTACAGCTGGATCAAAGACAATGACAACGTCTACGATGAAGACGCTGAACTGCTCGGACCGTTTCGCGGCGAAGATTTCACCGACCTTGAACTGAGCGGCCGGTATCGCTTTTTCAACGATGAGGCCCGGCATCTGGAAATCGCCTATATCGGTGGAGTAACCATTCCGGTCGGCAGCGATTCGGACCGGGATGAAATAGGCACCAGCCAGGAGTACTGGAGCTTTGATCAGACCCTGGTCGCAACCAAGGACTGGGGACAGTGGACCCTTAACGGCGATATCGGTTTTTCCTTACCCATCGGCAACAAGCGGGAAAATGTCCGCGGAACGCTGAACGCCGACCTGGCGCTGGGGTATCAGATACTCCCCTGGCTGCAGCCTGAAGTGGAATTGAACTACAGCCATGATTATTTAAAAGATGAATCAGATGCGCAGGTTTTGGCTGTCACGGCAGGCTTTGTTATGCCGATCAATGAAACCTGGCTGGTCAACCTGGGAGTCCAGCAGGATTTCTGGGGACAGAACGTCGATAAAACCACCACATGGACCACGACAGTCAAGATCGCCTTCTGA
- a CDS encoding TolC family protein, which translates to MVRRLVSLCGVALIVSGCGAVQPKPYTEDEIKTRVDLDHQLMYADQEPVTRPITFYDAGARALKYNLDYRLKLMEQALARDLHDAATYEMLPKVVAGAGYVNRNNDFGGRSIGIEDGIETLRPSTSQERERTLADLTFSWNVLDFGVSYYRAKQKADQTLMAEERRRKVAQNVLQDVRNSYWRALGAQRLVGRVDVLLDRVNHALRRAKQVEKDGLMPQVEVLAYERALLDAVSLLTLRRQDLDLARAELTALMSLPPGMHYTLADDKEQPLPSLPVNLETLERLALEKRPEIMEEWYRKRVTENDIKAAKLLLWPNFGVDAGVHYDSNKYNYNANWADVGARLSWNVMKLTQWPALERSLEHQNKTDDFRRTALSMAVLTQVRIGAQRYSLALAELEFAEESLRVDQRLLTYARSAAKAQFDSELEVIRTEARALLAEYQRYASYANAQAAWGRLYNSIGLDVLPEALESSDVHTVSAAIKKTMGQWQSLTFAGSRHDSEK; encoded by the coding sequence ATGGTTCGCCGTCTGGTGAGTCTGTGCGGTGTTGCCCTGATAGTGAGCGGATGCGGTGCAGTGCAGCCGAAACCCTATACCGAGGATGAGATTAAAACCCGGGTCGATCTTGATCATCAGCTGATGTACGCCGACCAGGAACCGGTCACCAGACCGATCACCTTTTACGATGCCGGTGCCAGGGCACTGAAGTACAACCTTGATTATCGCCTTAAGCTGATGGAACAGGCCCTGGCCAGGGATCTCCATGATGCGGCGACCTATGAGATGTTGCCGAAGGTGGTGGCCGGTGCCGGTTATGTCAACCGCAACAACGATTTCGGCGGTCGTTCCATCGGTATTGAGGACGGGATTGAAACCCTGCGGCCCTCCACCTCCCAGGAGCGGGAACGTACGCTGGCCGACCTTACCTTTTCCTGGAATGTGCTTGATTTCGGTGTCTCCTATTACCGGGCCAAACAGAAGGCTGATCAGACGTTGATGGCTGAAGAGCGGCGACGCAAGGTGGCGCAGAATGTTCTGCAGGACGTGCGCAACAGCTACTGGCGCGCCCTTGGTGCGCAGCGGTTGGTCGGCCGGGTTGATGTCTTGCTTGACCGGGTCAACCATGCCCTGCGCCGTGCCAAACAGGTGGAAAAGGACGGTTTGATGCCCCAGGTTGAGGTGTTGGCCTACGAGCGTGCCCTGTTGGATGCCGTCAGCCTGCTCACCCTCCGTCGCCAGGATCTTGATCTGGCACGAGCCGAACTGACCGCACTCATGTCGTTGCCGCCGGGTATGCACTATACCCTTGCCGATGACAAAGAGCAGCCCCTGCCGTCATTACCGGTGAACCTGGAGACGTTGGAACGCCTGGCTCTGGAAAAACGACCGGAGATCATGGAAGAGTGGTACCGGAAACGGGTGACGGAAAATGACATCAAGGCCGCCAAGTTGCTGCTCTGGCCGAATTTTGGTGTGGATGCCGGGGTGCATTACGATTCCAACAAGTACAACTACAATGCCAACTGGGCCGATGTCGGTGCCCGCCTGAGCTGGAACGTGATGAAGCTGACCCAGTGGCCCGCCCTGGAAAGATCTTTAGAGCATCAGAACAAGACCGATGACTTCCGCCGTACTGCTCTGTCCATGGCAGTGCTGACCCAGGTCCGGATCGGTGCACAGCGCTACAGCCTGGCTCTGGCCGAGTTGGAGTTTGCCGAGGAGAGTCTGCGCGTTGATCAGCGGTTGTTAACCTATGCCCGCTCTGCGGCCAAAGCGCAGTTCGATTCTGAACTAGAGGTCATCCGTACCGAAGCCCGCGCCCTGTTGGCCGAGTATCAGCGGTATGCCTCCTATGCCAATGCCCAGGCTGCCTGGGGACGGCTGTATAACTCCATTGGTCTGGATGTACTCCCCGAGGCGCTTGAGAGTTCCGATGTGCACACGGTGTCCGCGGCCATAAAAAAGACCATGGGCCAGTGGCAATCCCTCACCTTTGCAGGTAGCCGTCATGACTCTGAAAAGTAA
- a CDS encoding efflux RND transporter periplasmic adaptor subunit, whose product MSISIHTDTASPDAVATALEARARRALSLEELTFSIANDAFAALAFRQALVLSSAAGSGSLLTVSGLARLGEDTPYVLWVHRLWPWLRQQLADSSGWLTLEEMAEVLPPDLRQGWEEWWPGGVFVVALPSRAGDVLGWVCFLPEHPPSPLQEALLQRVAQTWGYCWEMLTSNRSDGWLNRLKKTGRRQWMVAGVLILLLLIPVRQSVLAPAEVVSLDTTVVASPLDGVIKSMHVRPNQPVRSGQPLFSLDDTTLRSRWEIVQQSVAVADAELLAATQKAFDTPEGRSSLSLLSGRAQEKRAELAAIQAQLQRVNVAAERDGVVVFTDPDDWLGRPVSTGERIMQLANPDRPGVLIHVPAAEAVAFEVNAPAKLFLTVDPLHPQKAVISESSFQAVVSPTGVAGYRVRAEFIDTTVSARLGLRGTAKIYGERVPLVYGLLRRPLATLREWTGW is encoded by the coding sequence ATGTCGATCAGTATACATACCGATACCGCGTCGCCTGATGCCGTGGCAACGGCGCTGGAGGCCCGTGCCCGTCGGGCCCTGTCTCTGGAGGAGCTGACCTTTTCCATTGCCAACGATGCCTTTGCCGCCCTGGCCTTTCGACAGGCACTTGTCCTTTCCAGTGCAGCCGGGTCTGGTTCGCTGCTGACGGTTTCCGGTTTGGCCAGACTTGGCGAAGACACCCCCTATGTACTCTGGGTCCACCGTCTGTGGCCCTGGCTGCGGCAACAACTTGCCGATTCTTCCGGCTGGCTGACGCTGGAAGAGATGGCTGAGGTTTTACCGCCCGACCTCAGACAGGGATGGGAGGAGTGGTGGCCGGGCGGCGTGTTTGTAGTAGCGTTACCCAGTCGCGCAGGCGATGTGCTCGGCTGGGTCTGTTTTCTGCCTGAACATCCACCGTCTCCGCTGCAGGAGGCGCTTCTTCAGCGGGTGGCCCAGACCTGGGGATACTGCTGGGAGATGCTCACCAGCAATCGCTCCGACGGTTGGCTGAACAGATTGAAAAAGACAGGCCGTCGTCAATGGATGGTGGCGGGCGTACTCATCCTTCTGTTACTGATCCCGGTGCGACAGAGTGTGCTGGCCCCGGCCGAGGTTGTCTCCCTGGATACAACTGTCGTGGCTTCGCCCCTGGATGGTGTTATCAAAAGCATGCACGTTCGACCCAATCAACCGGTCAGGAGTGGTCAACCGCTCTTTTCTCTGGACGATACAACGTTGCGCAGCCGCTGGGAGATTGTCCAGCAATCGGTGGCTGTTGCTGATGCCGAACTGCTGGCAGCCACCCAGAAGGCCTTTGACACTCCGGAGGGTAGAAGCAGTCTGTCGCTGTTGTCCGGCCGTGCCCAGGAAAAACGTGCTGAACTGGCAGCTATCCAGGCACAGTTGCAGCGTGTGAATGTCGCTGCTGAACGCGACGGTGTTGTTGTTTTCACTGATCCTGACGACTGGCTGGGGCGTCCGGTAAGCACTGGAGAACGAATTATGCAACTGGCCAATCCCGACAGACCCGGTGTGCTGATCCATGTACCGGCAGCGGAAGCAGTGGCCTTTGAGGTGAATGCGCCGGCCAAGTTGTTTCTGACCGTTGATCCGCTCCATCCGCAGAAGGCTGTCATCAGTGAAAGCAGTTTTCAGGCGGTGGTGTCACCGACCGGTGTGGCCGGCTATCGGGTGCGGGCCGAATTTATCGACACCACGGTTTCTGCCCGTCTCGGGTTGCGCGGAACCGCCAAGATCTATGGTGAACGGGTCCCGCTTGTATACGGCCTGCTACGCCGACCGTTGGCGACCCTGCGTGAGTGGACCGGATGGTGA
- a CDS encoding DUF488 domain-containing protein produces the protein MAATFFTIGHSNRSCADFLSLLREHKVTCLVDIRKITRSRANSQFDAIPLSLALGEVGITYQQIPELGGFRGKSYDVPPELNGNWRNAAFHRYADYALSESFQQGLLRLLQAGLSQCCAIMCAEVLWWRCHRRIVSDYLLANGQTVFHIMGPKHVVPARLTDGAVIREDRSVVYPVAAVEPVEAMKKSVSA, from the coding sequence TTGGCAGCGACCTTTTTCACCATCGGCCATTCAAATCGCAGTTGTGCCGACTTCCTGAGTCTGCTGCGTGAGCACAAGGTCACATGTCTGGTGGATATCCGCAAAATAACCCGTTCCCGGGCAAACAGTCAGTTTGATGCCATCCCCCTGTCCCTGGCGCTGGGTGAGGTCGGCATCACTTATCAACAGATCCCTGAGTTGGGCGGTTTCCGGGGCAAGAGTTACGATGTGCCGCCTGAGCTGAACGGTAACTGGCGTAATGCCGCCTTTCATCGCTATGCCGACTATGCACTGTCAGAGTCGTTTCAGCAGGGGCTGCTGCGTCTTTTACAGGCAGGCCTCAGCCAGTGTTGCGCAATCATGTGTGCTGAAGTTCTCTGGTGGCGCTGTCATCGTCGTATTGTATCCGATTACCTGCTTGCCAACGGACAGACGGTCTTTCATATTATGGGGCCGAAACACGTTGTTCCTGCCCGACTGACCGATGGCGCGGTGATCCGGGAGGATCGATCGGTGGTGTATCCTGTTGCCGCTGTCGAGCCGGTGGAGGCAATGAAAAAGAGTGTGTCTGCCTGA
- a CDS encoding hypervirulence associated TUDOR domain-containing protein: MSTLFKVGDHVRWNSEAGWVTGTIIACHTEDFAFKGYTHHASPADPQYEIKSDKTDHIAAHKGRVLERI; encoded by the coding sequence ATGAGTACATTGTTCAAAGTTGGTGATCATGTGAGATGGAATTCCGAGGCCGGCTGGGTAACAGGCACCATCATTGCCTGCCATACGGAAGACTTTGCCTTCAAGGGGTATACGCATCACGCCTCCCCGGCTGATCCCCAGTACGAGATCAAAAGCGACAAGACCGATCATATAGCCGCGCACAAGGGTCGTGTGCTCGAGCGTATCTGA